GCTCCCGGCGATGAAGACGGAGATGGAGACGAAGACGCTGGCGCTGCCGAAGCCGACGGGGTAGCAGACAGGTCCGGAGTCTCTTGAGGTACGGTATAGACGCTGTGCTGCTCTTTCCCTTCCACTGCCGTCACATAAGTAAACTGCCGGCTGTCCGCCGTCCATTCTCCCGATACCCATGTTCCTTCGAAGGGAATCGTGTCAACAGCCTGTCTTCCTTCTGAACCATCACCTGCGGCGCGGTAAATAACCAGTTTCTGCCCGTCGATCACCGCGGTATACAGACCGTCGAGAGACGTCCAGGACGGGGAACCGGGCGGAGTTTCCATAGGAGCTATATCCATAATCCCCATATCTCCGCCCTTATAGGCAGGCGCTTGCAGCGACATTGCCGGATCGCTTGGACTATCGGCCTTATCGGTCGGACCTGCTTCCTGCGATGCAGACGTTTTGGCGGACGGTTCAGGAGATGCCATTTTCTTGGAAATCTCACTACGATTCTTATTTGGCGACACACTCTTCGCAGGCGCGCTTGCCCGGCCGTCCAGCGTTCGTTCGGTTGGAGCGGCTGTGTCCGGCGCAGAGACGCCGCCCTTCGCTGTTTGCCCGCCATCAGTCGGCGAAGGGCTTTCCGGTACGGAAAATGTAGACATTCCGGTATCGACTGAATTGCTGTTCTCTTCACTTCCCGGGGAGCCTCCGGCTTCGGCGCCAAAAGTTGATCCCGTACCGGCATTCGCTCCGCCGATGTCTGCAGCCGAATCATTGCTTCGCTTTAGCTCGGCATTGCTGTTCATCATATCTTCCACCTGTGCGCCCGGCAGCTTCTCCGGCATATTGAAAAGCGCAATGCCGAGCACCACCGCGGCAGCGGCTGCGCCTATTCCGAAACGGGACGCCAGGGAGGAATTCCGGTTCTTGGCTCTTGAAGCCTTACGGCTCATAGGCTGTGCCTGCTGTTCTTCTGCGGGCAGGGCTGCCATAACGTCATCCTCCCGGTCGATGGCCTCAAGCTTTGGCAGAATCGAATCCACCAGACTGAAAGGAGGGCTTACGTCGGGGAGCTGCTCCAGCTCTCTGGAGAGCGCGTTCAACCTTTCGAACAATTCCGCGCAGGAAGGGCAATTGTCGATATGACGGAACATTTCAAGACTCTCGTCCCGGCTCAAATCATGATCCAAATAACGGTGCATCCATTCCATCACCTCCGCGCAGTTCATCCCGATACACCACCTTTCTGATACTCCTGTAGTCTGTTTTGCAGCTGCTGCCTTGCCCTGAACAGATAAGATTTCACCGTATTCAGCGGCAGATTCAGGCAGTCCGCAATCTCGTTGTAAGAAAAATCCTGCAGATAGCGCAGCACGATAACCGTACGGTGATGCTCGGGCAGCTGGTCGATCGCTTCCCGGATATCCTCCGCCAAATAGGAGGACAGCACTTCCCGCTCGACATTTTGCTTGTCTTTGAATACCAGTTCATGCTCGTCAATGGAAACCGTCGGTTTTGTCTTTCTGAATTTATCAATGCATATATTGGTCACGATCCGCTGAACCCATGTCTTGAACTGGGCCTTCTCCTCATAGGAGCCGATTTTGGTGTATACCCGGATCAATGCCTCCTGCGAGGCGTCCAGCGCATCCTGTTCATTATGCAAAATGTAAAAGGCCGTCTTGTATACCTGGCCTTCAATTTCTCGCAATAGGGTGATTAGAGCGTCGCGATCGCCCGATTGAGCGGCTCTGATGAGTCCCTGCTCCACCACGAAGGTTCCCCCTCTCTATGCAATCTTACTGACGCGCAAGATCGCTTAATTGTTGCAATCTGTAACAACATTTTGGAATATACCAGATTTTGATAACTGCGGCATTGGGATAGTAAGCGTTTCAATAAAGAGCCTGTTTTCAAGGCGCACACTTTTCTAAGCATACAGGGAATCTTTAAGGCAATCAAACGTTCCGGAACCCAATTTT
This region of Paenibacillus sp. URB8-2 genomic DNA includes:
- a CDS encoding anti-sigma factor family protein → MNCAEVMEWMHRYLDHDLSRDESLEMFRHIDNCPSCAELFERLNALSRELEQLPDVSPPFSLVDSILPKLEAIDREDDVMAALPAEEQQAQPMSRKASRAKNRNSSLASRFGIGAAAAAVVLGIALFNMPEKLPGAQVEDMMNSNAELKRSNDSAADIGGANAGTGSTFGAEAGGSPGSEENSNSVDTGMSTFSVPESPSPTDGGQTAKGGVSAPDTAAPTERTLDGRASAPAKSVSPNKNRSEISKKMASPEPSAKTSASQEAGPTDKADSPSDPAMSLQAPAYKGGDMGIMDIAPMETPPGSPSWTSLDGLYTAVIDGQKLVIYRAAGDGSEGRQAVDTIPFEGTWVSGEWTADSRQFTYVTAVEGKEQHSVYTVPQETPDLSATPSASAAPASSSPSPSSSPGASTK
- a CDS encoding RNA polymerase sigma factor → MVEQGLIRAAQSGDRDALITLLREIEGQVYKTAFYILHNEQDALDASQEALIRVYTKIGSYEEKAQFKTWVQRIVTNICIDKFRKTKPTVSIDEHELVFKDKQNVEREVLSSYLAEDIREAIDQLPEHHRTVIVLRYLQDFSYNEIADCLNLPLNTVKSYLFRARQQLQNRLQEYQKGGVSG